In one window of Saprospiraceae bacterium DNA:
- the purH gene encoding bifunctional phosphoribosylaminoimidazolecarboxamide formyltransferase/IMP cyclohydrolase — translation MESKRIHSALISVYNKEGLEQIVRKLNELDIVIYSTGGTKDFIEDLDVPVISVETITDYPAILGGRVKTLHPKIFGGILAIRNEDHLSQLAHFRIPLIDLVVVDLYPFEETLKQTEVHEEIIEKIDIGGISLIRAAAKNFQDVVVVPSMSDYNQLLDILANNAISSIEERKSLASRAFEVSQHYDSCIHDYLRGSLTKRKAELRYGENPHQHARFLGNLNECLQVLSGKELSYNNILDVDAALNLMSDFRRGDPCFAVFKHTNACGLAVRKNLKDAWNAALAGDPVSAFGGILICNRKLDLETATEINPLFYEVLLAPDFGEDALKLLTAKKNRILIRILQWPEQLTSIRTAINGILEQDSNKHHASATDLKWVTLREADALQTEDLLFAIHCVKHLKSNAIALVKNKQLIGMGCGQTSRVDACKQAIDKARKMGFDPKDACLASEAFFPFPDCVEIAGEAGISSISQPGGSVNDNQSITKADELGIAMAFTGIRHFKH, via the coding sequence ATGGAAAGCAAACGCATACATTCTGCCCTGATATCAGTTTATAACAAGGAAGGCCTCGAACAAATTGTTAGAAAGCTCAATGAATTGGATATTGTAATCTATTCTACAGGGGGTACCAAAGATTTTATCGAAGACCTGGACGTTCCTGTCATTTCAGTCGAAACCATCACAGATTATCCTGCTATACTGGGTGGACGGGTTAAAACTTTGCACCCAAAGATTTTCGGTGGAATTCTGGCCATTCGCAATGAAGACCATCTGAGTCAATTGGCACATTTCAGGATACCCCTCATTGATCTGGTTGTCGTTGATTTATATCCATTTGAAGAAACCCTGAAGCAAACAGAGGTACACGAAGAGATCATCGAAAAAATAGACATTGGAGGCATATCCCTGATCCGTGCGGCAGCTAAAAATTTTCAGGATGTGGTAGTGGTTCCTTCCATGTCGGATTACAATCAGTTGCTGGATATTTTAGCAAACAATGCAATTTCATCCATCGAGGAACGCAAATCATTGGCTTCCAGAGCATTTGAAGTCAGCCAACACTACGATTCCTGCATTCACGATTACCTTCGGGGAAGCCTTACCAAACGAAAAGCCGAACTCAGGTATGGCGAAAATCCACACCAGCATGCCCGTTTTCTTGGCAACCTCAACGAGTGTCTGCAGGTTCTCTCCGGAAAAGAACTTTCTTACAATAACATTCTCGACGTTGATGCCGCATTAAATCTGATGTCTGATTTCAGACGTGGCGATCCCTGTTTTGCAGTGTTTAAACACACCAATGCCTGCGGATTGGCCGTAAGAAAAAATTTAAAAGATGCCTGGAACGCTGCTTTAGCGGGTGATCCGGTTTCAGCCTTTGGTGGGATTTTGATTTGCAACCGAAAGTTGGATCTCGAAACAGCCACAGAAATAAATCCATTATTTTACGAAGTGTTGCTGGCCCCTGATTTTGGCGAAGATGCTTTAAAATTGCTGACAGCTAAAAAGAATAGGATCCTCATCCGGATTTTACAATGGCCGGAACAATTAACATCGATCAGAACGGCAATTAATGGTATCCTCGAGCAGGACTCCAACAAGCACCATGCATCTGCAACAGATTTAAAATGGGTAACCTTACGTGAGGCAGATGCACTTCAAACAGAAGACCTGCTTTTTGCCATCCATTGTGTTAAACATTTGAAATCCAATGCCATTGCTTTGGTAAAAAACAAACAGTTGATTGGCATGGGATGCGGCCAAACTTCGAGAGTTGATGCCTGCAAACAAGCCATCGACAAAGCCAGAAAAATGGGATTTGATCCGAAGGATGCCTGCCTTGCTTCGGAAGCATTTTTTCCGTTTCCGGATTGCGTGGAAATTGCCGGAGAAGCTGGTATTTCGTCCATTTCTCAACCCGGTGGTTCCGTCAATGACAATCAAAGCATAACCAAGGCGGATGAATTAGGAATCGCCATGGCTTTTACTGGAATCCGACATTTCAAACATTGA